The DNA region TAATAAGTTTGTAATTACTAAAATAATTAGTAATTTTATGCTCATAAAGTTAGTAATATTATTTTGAATTGCAAGAAGCTATACTAAATAGTTTAGTTTTAATTTTTGAACCCATTATTATGAAAAAGTTTGTTTACATCGTTACCGACAGAAATCGCACCAGCATGCATGTAGGCATGAGCTCTGATTTAATTAAAACACTGGATTTTTATAAGCAGATGCCGAACTTATTTTTTGATAGTGGGAAACAACTTACCCGTTTGGTGTACTTTGAAGAATTTAAAACAGAAGCACAGGCGCTGGTTCGGTTCAAATCGATAAGTCGATTTACAAGGATGCAAAAAGAACGTTTAGTACGGTCTTGCAACCCCGATTGGATTGATTTAACCATTGGTTTAGATTTTGAAAACATCCTGCTTCATAGAAACCCAACGAATCAGGTTAAGCTGGCCTTTACGAGTTTGTCTTAATAACTTTAATTTGGTTAATAAAACTGCTCCTGATGCGAGTTATCGCTCCAGAATATGGCTCATCATAATCCTAAATTTTTTCATAGCAAGTTTATGTTTTAATGGAATGCACGAGGCTACGCCGTTTATTTCAAGATCTGTTTAATATAAAAGCTAGCTTAAAAAGATGCTGAATCAAGTTCAGCGAGACGACCGTTCATATAAAAAGCACATATGCCCAAAGGGAAGATGCCATTAGCCGAACTTCTGAGGTTATATTTGAATAATTCTTTTTAGAATGATAGAACGAAGCAATTTAGCATTGAATCTTTTAATAGTAAATTAATTTCGCAATTCACTAATTCTATTATTCAATAATTAACTCATTCTATCATTTTTACCCTTACCAGCCCGGTGCAAAAGTTAAACCGAAAACGCCACCCTTAACATCCTTTCGTTGAAACGGGAAAGCGTAATAAGGCTCTATCACAAAATAACCAAATATGTTTACCCTTAACGATAAGCCTACGCTCATTGCCGGAACGCGTTCGTTGGTGGTTTGGTACGACCCGACAACTTCGCCATTTTCATCTTTAACAGGAATCTCCGTATAAGTAGGCTGGTTTTTAAACACAACTTTCGTGTCGTTTGTCCATGCAACACCCGCATCAAAGAACAAATTCAAGTCTGAAAACAAAAATTTCGACGGAATTGCCGTCAATTTTTTAGGTCCGGTAAACGGCAGACGAACTTCAAAATTAAACACAGCAATCTTACTTCCGCTCAGTGAGTTAATATCGAAAGATTGTGATGCCGTATTTGAATTGGTCTTGTAGATGGAGTTTACTTCGTAGCCTCTGATCAAGTACGGATAACCGAGATACATCGGGTAGAGGCGATCGGCATCTTTACCTATTCTTAACATATTGTAAGATCTCACTGCAAGGGTAACCGGTTTCGCCCTCCAATATTTTCTCAAATCGACGGTAGCACCTGCAAAATTGTAAGTTCCAAAATACTTTTCTCCAGCCACGCGATACCTAAATCCATCGAGCGGACCAGTGAGGCCGAAAATCGAATTATCGCCAACAAAGCCTGCATTCAATTGATATAAAGTAAATGAATTGAAAGGGATGCCGTAATCGTTGCTTGCCTGTTCGTTAGACAGTTTACTACGTTCCGAACCGAGGTAATAGCCGTTGGGGCTGTAATAATTGCTGTACCGATCAACGCGATAGCTGTAATGAGAAAATGCGCCACCAAGTTCAAAGCGATGGATTTTACTGAATGGATAAGCGCCAAATACCTGCACCTGATCTTCGAAAGTTCTGATGATATCGGTGCGGTAATTTATTGCATCCGTTGTTGTGTTATTGCTTGTGGGCAGCTGCTCAAAACCGTACGAGCTAAAACCCGAAACGTAAGGAATATGCGAAATTGCCGCTCCCCAGTTGATCCTGCTCTTTTGATTGATATAACCCACCAAGCCGCCAAAGTCGTAAATTTCGCCGTTAACCGATAAATTTGCAATAATTTGGTTCGTGCCCAAAATATCACTGAACATGCCAACAATGCCTCCCGAAACACCTGTTCCGAAACGACTTGAAGATACACCCACGCCGCTATTGGCCAGATAATCTAGCCTGAACTTAGGTTTATATTGGACAGTCTTCATCGAATCGGCTACAATTTTTTCGAAACGATCGAAATTTCTTAGGTTTGAGTTGATAATGTTTACCCCGAAGTTTTCCATCGGAGGAAGAATTGCCGCGTCGAAATTTTCTTCCTGATTGCCAATGCGCTTGGCCTTAAAACTGTCGAGCTTAGCATTGTACAAAGTGTATCGTTGATAGCGGTAGTAGCTGTACACAATCTCGTCCGTAGTAGAGACGGATATGGCCGGAGAAAACTCGGTTATTCCACTGATTCCGGTAAAATAATCGGTCAATTGATCTACCGTATTATCGGCAAAGTTATATTTATACAGGTTTCTGAATCCATCTCTGTTTGATAAGAAGTAAACGTTCTTACTATCCGACGAAAACTGGGCATTTAAATTGTTTGCTCCCGGAAACACATCTAAATTCGTAACCGTTTTGGCTGCAATATCGTAAACGGCCAAATTTATCGGCAAAACAGCATTTGTGGTTTGCGCCTGTATCGCAGCTCTGTCTGATGAGAATACCAGTTTTTTCCCATCAGGAGAATAATTCGGTGCATAATCAGAGTAAATGTCGTTGGTAATTTGAGTAACTGTTTTTGTATCAAGATTGTAAGAAAAAATGTCGCTTTGCCCTTCAACCATGCCCGAAAAAGCAATGTCTTTTCCGTTTGGCGCCCAGGTCAGGTTCCCAAATTGCGCTACCTGATCCATAGCGGTTTGAGAAACGGTTGCTCCGCTAGCTACATCAATAATCATCATCTGATTTCTGCCATGACTAAAAATACTAAATGCAAACTGTTTGCTATCGGGCGACCATGCACCGGCAGATTCAATGAAATTGAAATCGTCTATATGCCCGTTTGAAATCTGACTGCTGAGCTTCCGGATAATTCGACCGGTTTTCGCATCGGCCAGAAATAAATCAATTCCGAAGAGGTCTTTTTCAGACATAAAGGCCAAATATTTACCATCGGGGCTTAATGCCGGGGCAACATTCATATTTCCGGCGTTTTTATTATCGATAATTTTTGTTCCCGTAATCTTAATTTGCGAACTATCTGCCTTCAACATTGGTTTATAATGCGCATCAATGGCATTTTTCCATAAGCCGGATAAAGTTTTGTCATCATAACCAAATGTATAACGAATGGCATTTTCATAACCATATTTTGCAGTATTTTTAAACAAGGGAACAATAGTGGTATCGCCATATTGCGAGCCAATGTAGGTCCAGAATGCTTGTCCGTAACGGTAGGGGAAATACTTATTTGAGTTTGTTAAGTCTTTGAGCGATGGAATATCGCGATTAAGCATCGCATCTCTCATCCACATTGATGTAAATGCGTCTTTTTTACCGATTGATAAATACTCTGCCATGCCCTCAACCATCCAGAGTGGCGTTTGGCCTACATTTTCGAGGCTAATGGAGTCTTTTTCGAGCAGGGTGTGATATTGAAAGGCATGCACCAGCTCGTGGCCCAAAACATGCCGTGTTTGGCTGTTCAATTCCATTACCGGCATAATAACCCTGTTTTTTAGGGCCTCGGTAACACCGCCTGTTCCAATTCCTATTTCGCCATTTAAAACTGTAGTTTGCTGAAAATCGGGGTGGTTATTGTACAGGATTAATGGATTTTTCGTTACAAACGTATCCCTGAAAACCTCCTGATGCATTTTATACCAGGTTTCAGCATCTTGCGAGAATCTTTTAAGCAGGTTTTCGTTTTTTAGGTAATAGTAAATTTCAAAGTGCGGAGTTTGGAGCACCTTAAAGTCAAGCTTTTTATATCTTACCTTGTTCTGCCCGAAGTACTGCGCCTGGGCCGAAAAAGAAATCATAAACAAAAGCAGCATAGGGAAATATCGCTTCAAAATAGTAGAGCTTATTTTCATATAGGTTGTTTTAGTGTGCAATAAAATCTATCAAAGTACAGGAAATAAAAATAGCGAATGTTTAGTTCATTATCAGGAATTTAACATTTAATATAAACCAGTGTGAGCCTAGTTTTCGTTATTTTGTTTTTTCTCTCTTTCCTCTTGTCGTTGTTTTCGCCTTAATTCCCTTTCTTCTTTCTTGGAAAGCGGGGCAGTTGTTGCCGGTTGATTTTGAGCGGGTTCAGGCTTCTTTTCTTCTTTTTTAACCACCTTGGGCTGCTCTGTGGCCGGTTGATCTTCCTGATCAGGCGTCTCTGGCACAATAAATTCTGTCGAATCTACCGCAACACTATCGGTGGTGGTGGTATCTACAACAATGCGAGGACTAGGGCAATTATAGGTTCTGGTAATATCAACCGTAGCTTTAGGAAACGGTCCGTAAGTGTAGCCCGTTGATGGATCGAGGTAAACTTTCTCCATAAATTTTGCAAAAATCGGTAGGGCAGTCCTCGAGCCTTCACCTTGCTCGCCATTTTTAAAGTGGGCGGTTCTTTCATCGCAACCCACCCAAACGCCAGTTACCAGATCTTTGGTGAGCCCCATGTACCAGGCATCAACATAATCAGACGAGGTGCCTGTTTTACCACCAATTTGGTTGTTCTTTTTAAACAGGTTCGGCCATTCCCACAAAGCTTGCGAGGTGCCTCCGGGTTCTTCCATACCTCCGCGAAACATATAAGTCATTAACCAGGCAATTTCTTCAGTTAACGCCCGTTTGGTTTTTGGCTTAAATTCTTCGATCAGGTTATCATCCAAATCGGTAATTTTCTCCACCAAAATCGGGTCAGTTTTAATTCCCTTGTTCATAAAAGTGGCATAAGCCTTAACCATTTCATAAACAGAAACGTCGTTAGAGCCCAGGCTCACCGAGGGTACCGATTCTAAATGGCTATCTATTCCGCACTCGTGTGCAGCCTTTACCACATTATCCCAACCTACTTTTTCGGTAAGTTGGGCAGTAATTGTGTTTACCGATTTTGCCATCGCCCAACGTAAGCTCATTTCGCGGTAGCTAACGCTGTAATCAGCATTTTTTGGTTCCCAATATTTGGTTTCCCCTTTATCCTGATATTCAATTTTTACCGGTTTATCGGTCAGTTTATCGCAGGGGCTCATTCCTTGTTCAAGCGCCGTTAAATAGGCAAATGGTTTAAAGGTAGATCCGGCCTGTCTTTTTGCCTGGTTTACATGGTCGTATTTGAAGAATTTGTGATCGATACCACCAACCCAAACTTTGATTTTTCCGCTCGCCGGCTCCATCGTCATCATACCCGTATTCAAAATCTTACCGTAATAACGAATCGAATCCAGCGTGGAGAATAAAGTATCGCGGTCGCCTTTGTAAGTAAAGATTCGCATCTTCTTTTTCTTGTTGAAATAGGCCAGCACCGAGTCGGGATTATTGGGGAATTTTTTCTGCAGCATGGCATAAATAGGCAGGTTCTTCATGGCCCTGTCGGGATAATCGACCTTTTGCTTTTCCGAATCATACCACGGATCTTCGTTTCCCCAAACATTATAAAATCTACGTTGTAAAATTCTCATCTGATCGGCAACTGCCTCCTCGGCATACTTCTGTAGCTTCGAATCAATGGTGGTGTAAATTTTTAATCCATCTTCGTATAAATCGTAACCGTTATCCGTACACCACTTTTCGAGGTATTTGGCCACAGCACTTCGCAAATACGAATCGCCATCGCTGCCGTCCTGCATTTCGCCTTCTTTCAGTTTTATGGGTTCTTTCGAAAGGATCGACAAGCTGTCTTTGCTCAAATAATTGTATTTGTTCATTTGGGCAAGCACTACATTCCTTCTTTCAAGCGCCTTATCGGGGTTTTTAGTCGGGTTGTAAAGTGTAGTGCCCTTTAACATACCAACAAGCATGGCCGCATCGGTAGTAGAAAGATCCTTTGCTTCCTTGTCGAAATAAATTCTACTTGCCGTTTTTATTCCGTAAGCATTGTTACCAAACGAAACGGTATTGAGGTACATGGTCAGAATCTCGTTTTTAGGATAATTCGCTTCCAGTTTAACTGCCGTCATCCACTCTTTAAGCTTTACAATCAGTGTTCTTACCAAAGGGATTTTAACCAGCAGTCCTTGCGATTTGTTGTACCGGGTGCGATACAGGTTTTTGGCCAGCTGTTGTGTTATCGTACTTGCTCCACCATCTTTACCAAATCCGATTACCGCACGGCCAACTGCCTGAATGTCAATACCCCAATGTTTGTAAAAGCGAACATCCTCCGTAGCCACCAATGCTTTTACTACACTTGGCGAAATTTCATTGAAGTTAACAGGGGTTCGGTTTTCTTTAAAATACCTTCCAATTAATTTTCCGTCGGCAGTATAAAGTTCAGAACCAACACGAAGCGTAGGCTCTTTAATGTCCGAAACGCTGGGCGAGTAGCCAAATAACCATAAAAAATTGAGTTGAAGAGCGGAAAAGAAAATTATTATAAAAAATATAAATATCAGGGGATAGCGTAAGTACTTGTTTTTTATCTCTTTAAACATATTGGTTAAGATGATCTTGAGTAAATGCTGAAAAGGTTAAATATAAAAAACTCTAAATGCAAATCAGCCTATTTAATATACTATTTTTTAGTTCTATATTTAAAGATATTGATTCTGCAATTTTACCGAGACAAAATAGAAATATGAAGAACGAATTTAAAGATCTGATTGTATATGGCGACCACAAATTTTCGATCAAAAAAGCGAAGACCGATTTTACCGGAACTTACAGTAAGGAGAAAGCAAAAGACGCGTTAATTAAATCAAAAATTGAGGTCAATCAGCTTCAGGAAAGACTTTATGCTTCAGATACGCATTCGCTTTTAATTATTTTTCAGGCGATGGATGCTGCCGGAAAAGATAGCGCAATTGAGCACGTAATGAGTGGCTTAAATCCGCAGGGATGTCAGGTATTTAGCTTTAAAGTGCCCACATCAGAGGAATATGAACACGATTTTTTATGGAGACATTACAAGGCGCTGCCAGAGCGTGGGCGGATAGGCATTCATAATCGCTCCCATTATGAAAATGTGCTGGTTTGTAAAGTGCATCCGGAGTATATTTTAAATGAGAAAATTCCGGGTGTATCTGAGCTGAAAGATGTAAATAAAGCGTTTTGGAAACAACGGTATGAAAGTATCAGAA from Pedobacter endophyticus includes:
- a CDS encoding GIY-YIG nuclease family protein codes for the protein MKKFVYIVTDRNRTSMHVGMSSDLIKTLDFYKQMPNLFFDSGKQLTRLVYFEEFKTEAQALVRFKSISRFTRMQKERLVRSCNPDWIDLTIGLDFENILLHRNPTNQVKLAFTSLS
- a CDS encoding peptidase MA family metallohydrolase, which translates into the protein MKISSTILKRYFPMLLLFMISFSAQAQYFGQNKVRYKKLDFKVLQTPHFEIYYYLKNENLLKRFSQDAETWYKMHQEVFRDTFVTKNPLILYNNHPDFQQTTVLNGEIGIGTGGVTEALKNRVIMPVMELNSQTRHVLGHELVHAFQYHTLLEKDSISLENVGQTPLWMVEGMAEYLSIGKKDAFTSMWMRDAMLNRDIPSLKDLTNSNKYFPYRYGQAFWTYIGSQYGDTTIVPLFKNTAKYGYENAIRYTFGYDDKTLSGLWKNAIDAHYKPMLKADSSQIKITGTKIIDNKNAGNMNVAPALSPDGKYLAFMSEKDLFGIDLFLADAKTGRIIRKLSSQISNGHIDDFNFIESAGAWSPDSKQFAFSIFSHGRNQMMIIDVASGATVSQTAMDQVAQFGNLTWAPNGKDIAFSGMVEGQSDIFSYNLDTKTVTQITNDIYSDYAPNYSPDGKKLVFSSDRAAIQAQTTNAVLPINLAVYDIAAKTVTNLDVFPGANNLNAQFSSDSKNVYFLSNRDGFRNLYKYNFADNTVDQLTDYFTGISGITEFSPAISVSTTDEIVYSYYRYQRYTLYNAKLDSFKAKRIGNQEENFDAAILPPMENFGVNIINSNLRNFDRFEKIVADSMKTVQYKPKFRLDYLANSGVGVSSSRFGTGVSGGIVGMFSDILGTNQIIANLSVNGEIYDFGGLVGYINQKSRINWGAAISHIPYVSGFSSYGFEQLPTSNNTTTDAINYRTDIIRTFEDQVQVFGAYPFSKIHRFELGGAFSHYSYRVDRYSNYYSPNGYYLGSERSKLSNEQASNDYGIPFNSFTLYQLNAGFVGDNSIFGLTGPLDGFRYRVAGEKYFGTYNFAGATVDLRKYWRAKPVTLAVRSYNMLRIGKDADRLYPMYLGYPYLIRGYEVNSIYKTNSNTASQSFDINSLSGSKIAVFNFEVRLPFTGPKKLTAIPSKFLFSDLNLFFDAGVAWTNDTKVVFKNQPTYTEIPVKDENGEVVGSYQTTNERVPAMSVGLSLRVNIFGYFVIEPYYAFPFQRKDVKGGVFGLTFAPGW
- a CDS encoding transglycosylase domain-containing protein, whose protein sequence is MFKEIKNKYLRYPLIFIFFIIIFFSALQLNFLWLFGYSPSVSDIKEPTLRVGSELYTADGKLIGRYFKENRTPVNFNEISPSVVKALVATEDVRFYKHWGIDIQAVGRAVIGFGKDGGASTITQQLAKNLYRTRYNKSQGLLVKIPLVRTLIVKLKEWMTAVKLEANYPKNEILTMYLNTVSFGNNAYGIKTASRIYFDKEAKDLSTTDAAMLVGMLKGTTLYNPTKNPDKALERRNVVLAQMNKYNYLSKDSLSILSKEPIKLKEGEMQDGSDGDSYLRSAVAKYLEKWCTDNGYDLYEDGLKIYTTIDSKLQKYAEEAVADQMRILQRRFYNVWGNEDPWYDSEKQKVDYPDRAMKNLPIYAMLQKKFPNNPDSVLAYFNKKKKMRIFTYKGDRDTLFSTLDSIRYYGKILNTGMMTMEPASGKIKVWVGGIDHKFFKYDHVNQAKRQAGSTFKPFAYLTALEQGMSPCDKLTDKPVKIEYQDKGETKYWEPKNADYSVSYREMSLRWAMAKSVNTITAQLTEKVGWDNVVKAAHECGIDSHLESVPSVSLGSNDVSVYEMVKAYATFMNKGIKTDPILVEKITDLDDNLIEEFKPKTKRALTEEIAWLMTYMFRGGMEEPGGTSQALWEWPNLFKKNNQIGGKTGTSSDYVDAWYMGLTKDLVTGVWVGCDERTAHFKNGEQGEGSRTALPIFAKFMEKVYLDPSTGYTYGPFPKATVDITRTYNCPSPRIVVDTTTTDSVAVDSTEFIVPETPDQEDQPATEQPKVVKKEEKKPEPAQNQPATTAPLSKKEERELRRKQRQEEREKKQNNEN
- a CDS encoding polyphosphate kinase 2 family protein; amino-acid sequence: MKNEFKDLIVYGDHKFSIKKAKTDFTGTYSKEKAKDALIKSKIEVNQLQERLYASDTHSLLIIFQAMDAAGKDSAIEHVMSGLNPQGCQVFSFKVPTSEEYEHDFLWRHYKALPERGRIGIHNRSHYENVLVCKVHPEYILNEKIPGVSELKDVNKAFWKQRYESIRNFEQHLIANGTVILKFFLNVGMDEQKQRFLDRIDDPAKNWKFSSGDIKERALWDKYMKSYEEAINETSTADAPWHIIPADKKWFARLAISEIIEDKLKSLNLKFPVLGEEEQAKLSETKLALLNE